A region of Fibrobacter succinogenes subsp. succinogenes S85 DNA encodes the following proteins:
- the phoU gene encoding phosphate signaling complex protein PhoU, which produces MRNRFDSQLEALNRGIIEMGALVEDSLKASIDALLAFDRETAKKIVVGDKEIDQKMKEIETLCLRLLLSQQPVARDLRLISASLKMVGDLERIGDQAADIAEIVAGCTDQDGTPLKLAAIPPMGIDVLKMLAQSIDAFVRKDLKLAKIVIESDDDVDFLFRSAKRELVETIRKTESDAESIIHSIMIAKYLERIGDHAMNVAQWAIFAETGTHHGANLLNGADDFDEK; this is translated from the coding sequence ATGAGAAACCGTTTTGATTCGCAACTGGAAGCCCTGAACAGGGGTATTATAGAAATGGGCGCCCTGGTGGAAGATTCCCTGAAGGCCTCCATAGACGCCTTGCTGGCCTTTGACCGTGAAACCGCCAAGAAGATTGTGGTGGGCGACAAGGAAATCGACCAGAAGATGAAGGAAATTGAGACTCTTTGCCTGCGGCTTTTGCTGAGCCAGCAGCCTGTAGCCCGGGACTTGCGCCTGATTTCGGCCTCCCTGAAAATGGTGGGGGACCTGGAACGCATCGGCGACCAGGCTGCAGATATTGCTGAAATTGTGGCGGGGTGTACAGACCAGGACGGGACTCCCCTGAAACTGGCCGCTATTCCGCCCATGGGCATTGACGTGCTTAAGATGCTGGCGCAAAGTATCGATGCCTTTGTCCGTAAGGACTTGAAGCTGGCCAAGATTGTAATTGAAAGTGACGATGACGTGGATTTCCTTTTCCGCTCTGCCAAGCGTGAACTGGTGGAAACTATCAGGAAGACGGAAAGCGATGCCGAGAGCATTATCCATTCCATCATGATCGCTAAATACCTGGAACGCATCGGCGACCACGCCATGAACGTGGCCCAGTGGGCCATCTTTGCAGAAACCGGTACTCATCATGGAGCCAATCTCTTGAACGGGGCCGACGATTTCGATGAAAAGTAA